In the genome of Triticum urartu cultivar G1812 chromosome 5, Tu2.1, whole genome shotgun sequence, one region contains:
- the LOC125508448 gene encoding uncharacterized protein LOC125508448 isoform X2, translating to MTLAITFSKMTIFTGITSLYGSILQFVRPASLVRGWVIVSFFTWFIGVVMLGISPSLSDHSENQTYQYERLNARNENKEVAFFDDEDTKPAESVDVKEEDGYRCWTTTREERSGIESCYCSL from the exons ATG ACGCTGGCCATCACTTTCTCCAAGATGACGATCTTCACTGGGATCACGTCTTTGTACGGTAGCATCCTCCAGTTCGTGAGGCCGGCCAGCCTCGTGCGGGGCTGGGTCATCGTCTCCTTCTTCACCTGGTTCATCGGTGTCGTCATGTTGGGGATTTCTCCTTCCCT GTCGGACCATTCCGAGAATCAGACCTACCAATATGAGAGGTTAAATGCAAGAAACGAGAATAAG GAAGTAGCTTTCTTTGATGACGAAGATACAAAACCCGCTGAATCCGTTGATGTCAAG GAGGAGGATGGTTACCGATGCTGGACGACTACCAGGGAAGAAAGAAGCGGAATAGAGAGTTGTTATTGCTCATTATAA
- the LOC125508448 gene encoding uncharacterized protein LOC125508448 isoform X1 yields MTLAITFSKMTIFTGITSLYGSILQFVRPASLVRGWVIVSFFTWFIGVVMLGISPSLSDHSENQTYQYERLNARNENKEVAFFDDEDTKPAESVDVKVANKRQIGGGWLPMLDDYQGRKKRNRELLLLIIMTTYC; encoded by the exons ATG ACGCTGGCCATCACTTTCTCCAAGATGACGATCTTCACTGGGATCACGTCTTTGTACGGTAGCATCCTCCAGTTCGTGAGGCCGGCCAGCCTCGTGCGGGGCTGGGTCATCGTCTCCTTCTTCACCTGGTTCATCGGTGTCGTCATGTTGGGGATTTCTCCTTCCCT GTCGGACCATTCCGAGAATCAGACCTACCAATATGAGAGGTTAAATGCAAGAAACGAGAATAAG GAAGTAGCTTTCTTTGATGACGAAGATACAAAACCCGCTGAATCCGTTGATGTCAAGGTGGCTAATAAACGGCAAATTG GAGGAGGATGGTTACCGATGCTGGACGACTACCAGGGAAGAAAGAAGCGGAATAGAGAGTTGTTATTGCTCATTATAATGACGACCTATTGTTAG